The genome window TGATCCTTATTGTATTTAGGAGGAATGTAAAAATACTCATCATTTTACatgttgttttaacattttatagttaattatatacatttaaaatttaagggTAGCCatgaaggattaaaaaaaaacaagctttggcaagaagagaataaaaaagtacagaaaaaccaaaaaagcccagttaaaaagagtaaaaattcGCCCAAATATGCCAGTACTCATAATAATTATGAACATAGCCTGTTTAAAGACAGAGATTATCAGATTggatttaaaaacacaatacaggCATATACTGAATACATCACTCTTACACACATAaactaaaactatattttaaaataaaaataaaggaatctaGAATGGCACGTCATAAAAATGCttatccaaaaaaacaaaacaagctggAATGACAGAACTAATAGCagacaaaacagaattttagGCAAAGAGGATTTCTAGGAATAAAAACTGACATCACATATACACATGGTGgaattttttccctgaaagagcctatcattttccatttccagCAGCAAAGCATGAGTATTAGTCCCAAAAAGCATTCCAATGTAGGGCAGTATCCGTATCTTGTTTATATTTGCCAATTtggtaaacaaaaagaaaaagaaacctttctGTAGCTCAATTTCAAAGCCCACGTTTTCTCAAACACAGCAGGGACCACACAACAGAACTGATGTTTTCTGATCAATGGCAAGctctctacccagcaaagcaGAAACCGCCTCTCCTATAAGTGTCCACGCGGACACTCAGCCCCTGGGGCAGCTAAGCAGGGAGCAGCATAAAGTCCGGCTCCACCCAGGTCGTCCCTCCTCAATCTACATCTGCTCTGTAGTAATTCTCAGCAGCTTATTTAATTTCTATACAGCACAGTATTTACTTTCTATACAATCGCAGCAACACTACTCAGTGCCCGGAGGCAGCAAACAATAACAGTTCTCTACCACCATGTCTGAAGGACCCACTGCCCTTCAGTTTCACACAAAGCTTTCATTAACAAGTCTTGATTGAAGTTAGGTACAGTTAGCAATTTCCAGAGAAATCTCTAATatattttccctgaaaacaaagaaagaaaaggttttctatgaaatttagtaaaaatttcCTGAAATTGTTAATAAATCGAATGACTAATtcatgccaggcactctgctggaGGCTTCAACACTGATCTAATTCTCAAAAACAATCCACTTAGGTAGTATCATTGCCCTCATTTCACTGACAATCAAACTGAGCAGAGTCATTTAAGGCTTGCCAATGCCAAAAACGAACAAGAGGACCTATGCCTCCAACCTAGATTAATGAGTTTACAGAGGTAAGCTCTAAACAGTCCTGTGATTCAGATAACCAACAGCATGGTTAAGACTGCAAAGAACAATAATTTCTCATTAACCAGCCTGGATCATTTAGGATACTCTGCGTAATAAAGACCTTAGAAAAAAAGCACACATTATGATTACTATGAGCAGAAATTCCACATTCAATATTTCTAGTCATATTCTAGAAAAATTCTAATACGTAGTTACAGCAACAAGCACTTCAGCAAAAAACAGTTAATCATTTCAAATAACACTGAATTCAGTTGATATTATTCTGTGACAGTCTGGGCTTCTGGTTCATGTGCTTTTGCTGATGCAGCTGCTCTCGCCTGATGCTTTAGAAAGGTTTTTTGATTTATAGTTTGAAGTTAAAATTCCAAAGAGTTTTAAAAGCATTACAAAAGCCATATGcatctctttctgtcaccatctCAGAATACTATCTTCCATTTTGCCTATATTTTTGCCAGAGTGGCTGGAATCGAGGaatgataagaagaaaaataacagctTCCCATGGAAAACATCACCAAACTATGCGAGATGTTTTAAAGTCatgaagtgaaaacaaaacaactaaaacCCCTTTGGTTTCTATAgtcactttcagaaaaaaataagtgaagaagGCAAGACAAAAAAGCCCTGCCATTTTTCaggggtttctttcttttttttcttttttttttttttttttttgctttccctgCAGAACCATGTACCATTCACCAGTGTCTAtgcacatgcagaaaaatgaaaacagacctTGCTTGCCACAGGCCAGAAACGAGGTTTCCTTTTCTTGGCACCACATAGCTCCTAGAAGCATGCTCCTAATGGGAACAGTCACTCATCGATGGGtttagtttggttttgttttaaagcattcACCAAAAATAATCTCTAAGAAAGAATATCAGTCTCTTTTAAATTCTTCAACAAGGGATTTTTTTTGCCAGGTAGCAAAAACCTACCTGGCGGTTCTAAGCCAGATCACTTTCATTAATACTGGGGTTTTTTTCCTATTGCTTTACTGaggtaaaaatacaaataaaatcatcttaactatttttaagtgatattattaatgtttttaataaacataagTAGCCTTAGGAATATAAGACATTTTCTAAAACCTTTCTCCTTTCTAGGTATCAGTATAATAAATGTTTCTATGTCTCAGGAGCAGTTTTGTAAAAGTTTTATGCTTCATCTTCAGCATAAAGTTTGCCTACTTCAGCTTCCATGGAGTTGAACAAGCACAGCGGAGGTACAAACCTGGTTGtctgaaaacacattttccaCAGGCAACGTGGCCTAGATAAATTACACTCACAGATCATTTTTCAAAGTCTTATTTTATCCTCACATTTATCAAATGTTTTGCTAAAATATcatcaaaaaaagtaaaatggctTTAGGTTTCACCTCTTTATTCAGTCTTTTCTTTGAAGAGTGAGGGTGATAAGGCCAGGATGTAAAAAGTATTAAGGAGGAGCAGCAAAATATCTAAATGAACACAGAGAATCAGTACTTAGCTCTTTGAATAATCTTGAGTTGACATATTAGAGAATCAAGACTGTAATTTTCAGCTGCAAAAAAACAGGTCTATGAAGGCAAAAACAAAGTTACGGAAAATGATCTTACTTCTTTGGGCTCTGTTCAGAGATTTTACCCCAAAAACcctatatatttttcattaaggTCCCTAACTATTAAATGCTAGTTACTCTCAGTGGCAAAGCAAACTACAAATCAATAATCACATGTTAAAAGAACAGCAAATTCTTTGAAGTTGTTATTGAAGAAGGTCCTGCTGTCCAATTAAAGGGAGTTGggttgtttttgctttgttttcggaggagaaggaagaagaagaatgcAGAAGAAAAGCCCTTTTATTAAAGATCAAGCAGCAAACTCAAGTTGAAAATTGAGTTCCATGTATACTGATTTTTAGAAATACCCATTCTGGCATGTTCTAAATTACATGCCATCACTGGCTGGGAATAATAGGCCAGGGTAGGCCAAGTCCAAGAAGGACTGGCAATCAAACATAAGCCAACTACACTCAGGAGACTTTCTCTAGTATCTGCCTACAGCTCTAtactaaaaattgtttttaaggaaCACAGTTCAAAGTTTCGGTTTCTTGTTTGCTACAcattcacaataaaatatttgtagagaTCTGATGCCCTTTGATATAATTATACCAGTTGCAACATACATAATGTCCATTCAATTTTACAAAgtacattttaatcaaaattacacatattaatatttttttacttttaagagcCTGGAGACTCAAAATAGTTGTTACAACAGTGAAGAACATGATACGCAAGCAATCTATTATCGAACATGAACCTGGCCCTGATTACTTTTGGTATTTGAGGCTGACATAAGTAGTTTCCTTTGTCTGGAAATTTTAAGTCAATTGCAAAATGGAAATGGTACTCTGGAGTCAATGCCAGAAGTAGTTTTCTTAGTGTCCTGGCCCAATCTTAGCCAAAACCTTACTTAGCACCACTCAACAGCAACTACAATTTTCACATCCATTTAAATACCTCTATCCTTGCCAAAACTTTATGTCTACAGGGCTAACTCTATAACTAACGATGGGTGATCAGTAAGGTTAAAACTGGACCTTCAACTATCCAATCCTTggtttgcattaaaaaaaaaaaaagttcataagTTTGTTcactttatttaattattaaatcaaatgaaaaaactCTGACCTTGTGATGCccaaattcattcaaaatggtTCCCAGTTTTCTGGTGTTGCCATGTGGTTTTTGGGCAGCAACAGCCGGATGGGGGTCCCGCCAGTCAATGGACAACCGGTGATACCAAAGGCGCTGACTCTCCAGAATGTGAGCCGATTTAACACTAGGATCGAAACGATGCACTTCACACCCATTGTTGGCCATGCTAACCTCAAAATGGGTATCATCGCTTCCCAGCCTGTAAAGGAGGGGGatggaaatcaataacaaagcATGGCATAAAGCAAAAAGTATTGGCTTGACAAAATGACATTTCCAAAGCCAATTTTCTTAGTTATATCAAGCCTTCTCCTATTTTACCACATGGGTAACTAACTATACACATTCAATAAATCTtctttcacaaaaagaaaaaaaaaattactctttttACATATAAAGCACAGCTATATAAACAGACATACAGTATATTTAcggtattaaaatttcataggCAGGGTGATTAGGAAAAAAACGGTCTCCAAAGGGTCCTTGGGTCTGTTGATTTTCTGATTCCTCATTTATGTACAGTATGAGCTCCTGCTGTGCCACATAAACGATTAGATGACAATTTTTGGATCTGGAGCTTATTCGTTCCTCTTGAAATGCTCACAGCAACCAGAAGTCCCAGATTTTCTGTATAAAATGTTGGCTCTTATTGCCTAACCGTGTGTCAACTATCAAATATTCTTCTGTCTTATACTGAGAATTTATGTCTTGAAACCAAATGGTgcaaccccccccacccccagagaacTTAAGAGATGAAAACTATTTGCCCATGTATTATCCCTTCTCaagttttctcttctgctttcacTCCTACCTCTGAAACACAATCTTTCACATGAAGGAtgaaataagtgatttttttctccacttcACTTAAActccctccctcatcccccaccctccTCACTATCTCCCCATCAACCCTCCACTACACACACAAGAAGCCTTGCAGGCCAGGCCCCATCTGAAGTTATGAACAATATCATCTAAATCCACAgcccctcctctttctcttcccttgccCTTTCTCCAAAACATAACCTTCCTTTTCAGTGCCTTTCCTATCTGAATTGGTCTATTCTACCccatttcaaaactgaaaagtatctgattttaatttttaactgaaCTTTGCACAGAATGCACTTTCCCAGGGAAATGTCTTTTACATTAACTGTGAAATAAAAAGCTTTGACTCCTAGTAAAAAAATTTCAGACatcagagagaaagcaaaggtgaTACCTGCTCTAGTACATGGCGGTGGAAGGAAGGTAAGAAACAGATCAGAAGGCAGGGCAATCAGCCTTTGTCCTCTGATGCTTATGTCCTCAGATCCTTCCCTCCTCTCACTCCAGGAAGGCTACCGCCCGTGGCAGCTGCATCCATCATCCTCGGTTAGGATGGAAATGACCGGGCACAGCAGTGTATGCATAGTCTTGCTGCTGCCACAGGCCTGGGGTTTGGAGCACGTACTGCCTGGATGAAGGGGCCACATGacccacctgcctccccacctAACTCACAACTACCCAACACTCCCAAATGCTAGGAACCAGGGCCCACATTTCCTGTTCTTGTGCCTCATTTCAGGAGCACCACTTCTGCCctgggtttctttcttctttcagtatCAATTGAGATGCTGTCAGCCAGCTATTTACCTGCCCCCCCCAGTGAAGCAATTCACTTAGAAAAGGGGATGCTTGTCTGGACCCTCAGTCCTGGGTAACAGTGCAATCAATCAACATACACAACCATAATCCAAAGAATCCTTTTTTAGGgcataagaaatattttccttagcTTCCAGTTTTCAATTAAgcattttcatgttttgaatCAAATGTTGGCCCTCATaatctattcatttcttttcccaGTGCAATCTAACTGTTCTCATATGCTCTTTACAATGTTAATTTTGAACAgtgaacatttaaatgaaaataagaagCTACCTTTTTGAATGTAATAATCTGAACTCTTACAGCAGAACTATCTTATCTAATCGCTCTGAAGTATAAGAAAAGcaaaagggaatttaaaaattttctccaaAAACAGCTTTCCCCATTTCACTTTACTCAGTTATAtgctttaaatgaaattattccaGGGCgtaaaatattaagcaaaatatGAAGGCAGTTTGGAGCAAGAAAATAGGACCAAGCTGAGATCTCCAATTTGTATGTGGCactatgcaattatttttatgacctactttcatccatttttaatatgatataaaataaactcTACTGTCACAACTTTCCATTCTTCCTACAATCTTAAAGCCTAGCTGGTGGGCTCCCAGAAAAAGAGCTCTGTTCTAATCAACTGGCTGAGCAATTTACTTCCTAATCCCTAAGCCTCTAAATTTAAATCACAGCACAACCAGTTTAGTCCCCTTACCTCAAGCAATCCCTTATGTAGCAAATGTATACTGAATGCCTACTGCTTACCAAGCTCCACTGATACACGCGTATACCATCACTCTTCatagaaaaatgtttccattatcCTGAAACCCTTATTTGaacattttgttgtttaaaaaaaaaaatccatgatgacTATAGCTAAGAATTCTTGTTTGGTAAAGTGTGACAAGCGACGGTTACCCTCTATGCATCAGCACCTTTGGGTAAGCCTCCACAACACCCCATTGTCTGCCCCTAACGCTAATGTAGGATTCTGGTTGGCAGGTGTCACTCATGGGCCTGAATGTAAATCATAGAGGTGATGAAATCTATGGGTGAGGGATAAGCATACAACACTTGTTGGGGTCCCCAGGACTCTTGTAAAGGACCTCAGGGATCTTGCCTGAGAACCTAACCACACAGCTGCTACAAATAGTCTATGGAACAGGATATTCCAAACAAAAATAACTCTCTCCTGCCTTTTTTGAGACATATATCGTTTGTAAGTTCAGGACTGTTTAATGAGTACTGCTGTATTTGGTGAAATAATTTCATTACTTCATATTCACTCTTTTATAAAAAGCTCTTTAAATCCATTTGTACATTTAGGTCATTTTCAGGCTGAATAACTGAATATCAGTATTATCCCACATTTTGACAAAATCTCACGGCTTTCAtaagagtttccttttctttcattctttaatgTAAAAGTATACACAGATTTGCCACTGGCGTAAGACATAAAAATCCATTTGCCTTGGGTCCCTCATCATAACTGTGTATAAAATTTCTGATATCCtcactgttctttctttttctaggtGCATTCTTAATATTCTCCTGTCTATGATAAGGATGCTCTAATTCTAGCTGGAAACCATTGGCTTCACCAAGAGGACCATCATCACGTGGAAAATGGAAGTTGCCAACATCCTACCCGCAGAATGGAGAGAAGGTGGCTCTGGCTACTTAGGGTGATCTGCACAAGTACCGACCGTTACGTGACAGACAGATGAGTCTGAAATGTTGGCAGGAGGCAAAGTATAGCACCAGTTATACACTGCACCCATTCATAACTTTGTGTTGCTGAAAAGGCCTTGGCCACCTGCAGAAccgtttttattttcttctgctgtaAAATGTACGTACCCTAAAGAGTAGAGACGACACTGCTTGTTGCGGATTTGATGAGCTAAACCAAACCTGTCATCAAGACAAACCGACCAGGGCTTCTTTGAGGGGCTGGAGTCAGAAGCGAGGCTATCTGTGCTCATGTGATCACATGCGATCTGTTAAGGATTGGAAATCGATGTGAATAATTTAAAGTGTTGGATGATAAATGACAGGTGGGGACTTACTGCTTCCCCATctctgaaaaacaaagcagaagagTTATGACCTTCTCCACTGCTAACTATGTCCCTCCGTGGGGAAACACAAGCCTGCTATAAAATATTCGGAGGCATTCCAAATACCGATTATAAGGAAACTCGTGGAGATGACAGGCAGGTTTGAAAGGAAGCTAAGAGCTGCTATAGCCATATACACAAAGTGCGCAGGGGAGAGCAAGTCGGGAACAAAGATGGCAGGGAGGaggggtcaggaaaggctttaCAGAGGTGGGTTAGCCTTGGAGGATGAACAGAAGTTGACCAAGAGACTGAGACCAAGAAGGGCATTCCAGATAGGGAGAACAGTGCTCCCAAAAGAGGTCTGTTTACTCAGAGGTTTCCCATTAGAA of Rhinolophus sinicus isolate RSC01 linkage group LG05, ASM3656204v1, whole genome shotgun sequence contains these proteins:
- the METTL24 gene encoding putative methyltransferase-like protein 24 isoform X6 translates to MQSLDEEALRFLRYISTTQIACDHMSTDSLASDSSPSKKPWSVCLDDRFGLAHQIRNKQCRLYSLGLGSDDTHFEVSMANNGCEVHRFDPSVKSAHILESQRLWYHRLSIDWRDPHPAVAAQKPHGNTRKLGTILNEFGHHKIDVLKADLESAEWKVLENLILEDVLEQIGQLIFEIHLHWPGFEVSGSDSNVVRFWYSLLKELELKDFRLFHSYKDLSKPQLFLKKDIFNASSCYTLSWVNTRWK